CGACCAGATCGCTCGCCGGATGCAGACGCAGCGGCGACGGGTCGGCGACGCTGTCATAGAACATCAGCACGACGGAGTCCTGCTCGGCGGTCTCGGCCAGCTTCTGCCCGAGCGAAAAGCCGGCGGCGCGCTCACCCTGCCGCAGATCGCGGTTGACCAGGATCTGCGGCAGGGCATCTTCCGCTCCGAAAGCCACGACCCCGACCTCCAATCCGCTGTAGCCGAGGCCGTCTCGCCAGATGACGCCGGCCGCCGATCCGCCGACAATTGCGACTGCGTCCCCGAAGGTGGTCCTGAGCGCCTCGACAACGTCGGAACCCTCATGCTTTCCGCCGCAGAACACCAGCAGCAGTTGCGGGACGATATTCCCCAACGTCGCACGGCACTGCTCGATCGCCGTCGCAGCCGAGACGCTTCTTCCATGACCAATCGCGACCATTCAGCCTCCCCGGCCATCAGGCGCCCGGCGGCGCCCGCGGGCCATCCATTCAGCGGCAGGACCTTCATCCTTGTCCATCGATCAGTGCATCGGCGTGCGCCAAAAATCCCGGCTCGGCACCGCCGCCGTCCGTTCCGGCATCGCAACCAGAAACCCTTGCAGCCTTTCGCAGCCGAGATCCCGCAGGATCCGCAGCTGGGTTGCGTCCTCGACGCCTTCGGCCGTCACGCGGATGTCCAGCTCCCTCGCGAGTTGCATCGTGGCACGGACAATCGCGACGGCACGCGGATTGGATGGCAGATCCGCCACGAGACTCCGGTCGATCTTCAGCCCGTCAAACGGAAGGCGGCGCAGCATGTCGAGGGAAGCCCAGCCGGTGCCGAAGTCGTCGAGCACCAGCCGAATGCCCAGGCTCCTCAACTGCTCGAACACCCCGGCGATTTCCTTTGATGCCTCGAGCCGAACCGATTCCGTGATCTCGAGCTCCAAGCGAGTCGGGGCCAGTTTGGCGGCGGCCAGCGCCGTCATTACCGCCGACGGGAAAGCGCTGGACCGAACATGCGTTGCGGAGATGTTGACCGAGACCTGCGCGGTCCATGGCCAGGAGGCCGCCTGTCGGCAGGCGTCCTGGAGCGCCCATTCGCCAAGATAGGCGATGAGGCCGGACGCCTCGGCAACCGGGATGAAAATGCTGGGAGCGATTTCGCCACGGGTCGGATGGCGCCAGCGCATCAGCGCTTCGAAGCCCCACAAATCTCCGTCGGAGATCGCCACGATCGGT
The sequence above is a segment of the Inquilinus sp. Marseille-Q2685 genome. Coding sequences within it:
- a CDS encoding EAL domain-containing protein — protein: MIRLRRGWKQGLPGKADLLTARQARQFFLVFQPIVAISDGDLWGFEALMRWRHPTRGEIAPSIFIPVAEASGLIAYLGEWALQDACRQAASWPWTAQVSVNISATHVRSSAFPSAVMTALAAAKLAPTRLELEITESVRLEASKEIAGVFEQLRSLGIRLVLDDFGTGWASLDMLRRLPFDGLKIDRSLVADLPSNPRAVAIVRATMQLARELDIRVTAEGVEDATQLRILRDLGCERLQGFLVAMPERTAAVPSRDFWRTPMH